Part of the Anomaloglossus baeobatrachus isolate aAnoBae1 chromosome 1, aAnoBae1.hap1, whole genome shotgun sequence genome, AGTAAATATCTTGAGGTCTGAATTTAAGAGGCTAATCGGGCGGTAGCTCGCACATTCCATCGGGTCCTTACCGGCCTTGGGAATAATAGTTATATAGGAATGTAGGAATGTATTTGGAATGTCTACTCCTTCCATGAACAGATTGAAGAGGTGTGTTAGGTGAGGAGACAGCTCCTCTACAAAAGCCTTGTAGTATAGGTAAGTGAACCCATCCGGACCCGGGGTTTTATGACCTGGCAGGTCTTTGATCACTTGTTGTATCTCATCTGGGGATATTTTCCGATTGAGTTCTTCCACCGCCTCTTGGGACAACTTTGGGAGGTGACAGGTGGCTAAGTACTCATTCACTATTTTTTCTCTGTCTGGTTGGGACATTGGAAATGGCGAGGGGATAGAGTATAATGATGTGTAATAAGCTTGAAACAATTGGGCCATTTTTGTGGGGTCATATTGAGGGATACCCGAAGTGTCTTTTATCGCGCAAGGGGCAGTAGTCATCGTTTGGTCTCTAAGCTTTCTGGCTAGCAACGTGTGCGGTTTGTTCCCATATTCGTAATATTTCTGGCGAGAGTACCGGAGAAGTTTTTCTACGTGACCCTGCGTAATCTCTTTTAATTTAGATTTCAAATCTATCACCTTTTTCAGGCGAATCCTAGAGGGACGGGTACAGAGCTGTTCCTCTGCTGCGcgtaaatccttttcatattggcgATAGAGCTGTTGAGAATCCTTTTTAATCCTAGAGGATAGGGCTATGCACTCCCCCCTAATAactgccttgtgggcttcccatatcagCGGGAAGGATGGAGATGACTGAGAGTTTTCCGTAAAATAATTCTGTATGGCCCGTCGGAGAGATTCTCTAGAAGAAATGTTAGTTAATAAAGATTCATTAAGTCTCCAGTGGGTTCTCTTTAAAGGGGCAGTCGTCAGGTTCAGAAATATCGAtacgggggcatggtccgaccaggtgATGCTACCAATCTGTGCCTGCTGAAGTGCTCTAAGTGTAGGGATATTGCCAAAGAAGTAGTCTATTCGACTATGTGAATTGTGTGAATGTGAGAAGaaggtgtattgtcttgctgtTGGGTTGTCTATTCTCCAGAGGTCATACAATTGGTGTTTACGAATCAGCCTACGGAAACCAGCAGATAATTGTGATGATCTATGTTGACTTACGGGATGTGAGGGTGCATGCAATTTATCAGCATTCTCCGAGAACACCAAGTTAAAATCCCCTCCTATAATGTGTATGGCCCCACGATCTGCTGAGAGACGCGCCAAGACAGATGAAATAAATTTAAGCTGATTGACGTTAGGGGCATATAGGTTACAGAGGATTAGCCGTTTCCCATTCAAAGTTCCCTGGACAATCAGATAGCGACCTAACGGATCTGCCTCACACTTGCTCACTTGAAATGGGCAAGTGCGGGAAATCAATATGGCCACCCCTGCTCTCTTCTTTGAGTTTGTGGCTgaaaaggattgaggaaaccaatggcgggcaaagctAAAAGACCCTTTGTTCGTAAAGTGTGTTTCTTGCAGGAACACTACTGCCGCCCTTGACTTCCGCATCtcctggaggaccagcctcctcTTCACATCAGAATTCAACCCCTTAACATTAAGACTCATTATCTTCGCCATCCCGTGACCTCTAGGTGTGCTCGTGTGAAGGCTAATATCTGAGACTTTCGGTTAGTGTGCGTGGCAGGCAATCCCCCTGAACCCCTCTGTGATATATCAGATACATTTTGAGAAGTTGCATACCTGTGGATCTTACCAAGACCTAAAATAACAAACTCAAACATAACTATGGTCAACTATAAAATAGGAATTTGCAGTTATGAGATAAGTATACGGCAGTCGAAACTAACCGCCCACTATCCCAATACCAGAGCCGACTTATATTTACTCAAAGTAGAGAGTATTACACTGGATATAACCTGCACTATAAAACAAAGTGCGAGAAATTTAGTATGACTCTGCCAGTGGGTGGGTGGCAAAACTCCAGAAGCCTGGCACACtgaccccaacccccccccccccccggattaTCTAAAACGGAGAAATCACAAAGACATGGAGAACTATATAGGTAAACCCTTTAGGACGAAGTAACTTCTACAGGTAACCACAAGTTCACATGAGAGCTTAGTCAAGTAGGTTCTTCTTCCCTCGAACTCTTGGAGCGTCGTTTGCGCGACGTAGTAGCCggttgccaggtctgagaaagTGGCGGCATCTGCTGGGGCATACTCCAATCTGGTAGATCTGGGAGAGGGAGGTCAAAGGCCCAGCAAAAAGGCTCAAGATCAGCGGGGGCCCGAAGGCAGGCCTGCGTCTCTCCTCGCCGTGCAGTGAGGCTAAACGGAAACCCCCATCTGTAGAGAATGTTATTATCCTTCAAAGACGACAGTAGTGGGCGGAGGGCCTTCCTCTGCTGGAGAGTTAACCACGAGAGATCTTGGAATAACTGGATTTTGGTACCCcggtacatcacttgttttggcggtcgtgctTTAAACATTAATTCTTCCTTAAGTTGAAAGTCAGTGATATGGCAGATAATATCCCTTGGATTCCCTTTCAGATTTTTAGGGCGTAAAGCCCTATGCGCTCTATCTATGGGAATTGGATGGTCAGGAGGTTGCTGCAGAAGTGAGTTGAATATAGTCTGCAAAATTGTTATGACGTCCTCCTTTGCTTGGGACTCGGGTACGcctctgacccttatattatgGCGTCTGCCTCTGTTGTCCAGATCCTCAATATGACGCTGCAGCTCCCTTATGACGTCAGCCTGAGAGGAGGTTTGGGACTGGAGGTGACGGATAGTTGTTCTAGCTTCCGTATGGTCATTttccagctggtttattcttttagaAATGGAAATGACATCCTGCCGGACCGCTGCTATTTCAGATCTACAGGCATGTTTAACCTCAGAAATGAGTGTTTGAAAATCCTTCTTGGTAGGGAGCTGTTGTACATGCTCCCACCACTCAGCAAGAAGGCACATAGGTTGCGTGATGGAAAGGCTGGAAAGGCTGACCCCTGCCCTCACCTGGGCCCTCTGCCTGGTGTTATCTACCCCTGGTGGATCAGAGGGGGACCCGGGGCTCCGAAGTCCTGGGCCCTTTATTACTTTGTGGGGTCTTTGGGGCCTGGGGATGAGGGTTTCATTATGCAGCATTAATGGTTCCAGTGGAAAAGACAGGGAGTCACTGCCCGGCACTGTATCACTGTCCCATGGGGGCCTGGGGACTCCAGCACTCTGCAGGGCTTCATATGTGCCCCCCAAGCCTCCCCGCTGCCTCCTGCCATTTCCTCCATTCCCCCAACGCCTATGCTCTCCAAACCCTGCTCCCCTACGCCCCACTCTGTGCCACTCACTTCACTCAGTGTGGCGTCCACGTGGGCCGCGGGGCTCCAGCCGCCACGCACCAGCACCTccagaggggggaggggcggcatgaTCACCGCCGTCCTCTCTTGGCTCCCAGGGCTCGCTTCTAGGGAGAGCGGCAGTCGCTCACCTGGCCTGGGAGATCGGGGGTACTCCGGGTCTTCCAGCTCACCGCATCCACGCTCCTGCTGGGCCACAGGTGAGTCCTCGCGCGTCTTCCCCGCCGCCGCCATCTTGACCGCGAGGGAGGCCTCCATCCCGCCGGCGCTCACTGGACCCCGCTCTTCATTCCCTCTGCCCCCTGCGGCACGTACCGGCAGTCCCCGTACAGTGTCCTCCGCTGCTGCTGTCGGGCGAGGGGAGAGGTGCTGAATCACCTCCCCGGCTCGGGCCTCCTCCTGCTCCTGCTCTCCGGGCGGCTCCCTTGTTAGGTAGGCGTCCAGGGTGAATGCTGCTGGGGTCCCAGGGTCTTTAGACATCTTTGGGGGCTTTTTCTTCCCCATTTCGGATCCTCCGAGCTAATGTAATAGTGCTATTTATGATCCCGGGTGAAGGAGCTCAGGACTCAGGCGTCTTGCCTCATGGAGTTCCGGACACGCCccatgtgagtttttatatgcataatAAGGGTTGATTTCAaacgaaaacatttcccacattgtgaacaggaaaatggcttctcccccgtgtgagtttttatatgcacattaagatctgatttccaactaaaacatttcccacattctaaacaagaaaatggcttctcccctgtgtgagtttttctaTGCTTATCAAGCAGtgatttccaaataaaagatttcccacattctgaacaagaaaatggcttctcccccgtgtgagtttttatatggctatcaagctgtgatttcctaataaaacatttcccacattctgaacaagaaaatggcttctcccctgtgtgagtttttttatGGTCATcaagatgtgatttccgaataaaagatttcccacattctgaacaagaaaatgacttctcccctatgtgagtttttatatggctatcaagctgtgatttcttaataaaacatttccaacattctgaacaagaaaatggcttctcccccgtgtgagtttttctatgactatcaagctgtgatttcccacgataacatttcccacattctgaacatgaaaatgtcttctcccctgtgtgagtttttagatgAACTTCAACCTGTGATTTCACactaaaatattttccacattttGGGCATGAAAATGGTTTTCCTTTGTGAATTATTTTGTGTGAAATTAGAGCTGACTTTTGGGTAAAACACTTTCTACATTGattacatgaatacggcttctcccctgtgtgagtgctTTGTTGTTTAACACCTCTTCTGTGGCTTTTATTTTGCTGAACATTCTGCAGTGAATCCAGAGATTGTTTAGAAGCTTCAGATAACGGATCCTGGGTGTGAAGGACTGAGGGTAGATCTGGGACAATTATTTGCTCttcatatatattctgtataatGCCACAATCTTCTGTGAAAAGAATAAAACAGATTTTGTAAAATTTGCCCCTTCAATGACTAACAACACAAGATGCCCCTACACGAACTCCAGACACACTGCGCACAAGATGGCATCtgtggattttctttttttttggggggggtttctgCTGCTCCTTTTCCCACCATATCCACAGGTTCAACATAGAATCTGTAACCATAATGGTTGGagggccctcactcatacatttttaAAGGCCCATTTTCATACATTTGGGAAGCCCCACAGGTGGCCTTTTACCAGAAATTTTGGAGGGTCCTTCCTACAATTCCTTTCATCCTGGTCTGAATTAACCTCCCCattagtcccaagctggaagcactgcctcagtgaagcagcaacaggctctgTTTAAATGACTGCCTTTAGATGATAAATCGCACACTGCAGCAGAGTTGTTGAGAGGTCTAATAGACGAGACAGATCTGTGTCTCTTGCCATCCGAACCAACAACCAGCCATGGTCGTGTGTGTTACCGTGCCTGTAACTTGGTGGTGGCTCTCAAGCTTAAGAAGCTCGCACATGTACCATGCCTGAGCCATGTGCTCAACTTCGTGGTTCAGCAGTTTATGAAAAACAAGCCCAATTTGccagagctacttgtgaaggtacgcTGTGTGTGCGCCCATTTCCACCAATCCACTCCAGCTTCCACATGTCTGGCAGGGCTTCAGCAGTGGTTGCAAGTGGCAGCTCAGCGACAGCTGTGTGACGTGCCCACGCTTGAACTCCATATTGCACATGTACCTGGCAAGGCTTTCTGACCAAGAGAAGGCATTAGTTGAATACCAGATACAgcgtaataatttttatttatattgcgCCAAATATATTCCATCGCACTTTATAATACCAGCTCCAACATGAGGTATTCCGGTCAGCCCCATGCATAAAAACTGACTCATGAATGTGGATATCTGAAATCTGTGAGTTTCTACAAAAAATTGAGGAAACAACCAAGATGGGGTGATAATGAagccataatcagcataaccatcccgCTTTGGTGCCTCCTCAAATGCTCTGTGCTCCTAATTAAAGAATAAGCTTTGCATGTGGGCCAGGTGGAGAGGGAGGAAGAAAGTACAGAGTACTACATGCTTGCTAATCCCCTGTCTAGGCACAGATGACACCTGCCAGGCACCAGACATTGCACATTCACAAACACCATCAGCAATGTTGTCAGACATTTTTCCCAGCCGAGCGTTCAGGTATCCGTAATCCAGGACTTGACATGGAAATTAAAATATACAGCCAGCCAAACAAGCACCCACCCACAGGACCAAACACTGAACGGGCATATTTACAGACTGCTTGCCcgctggtgcccgtgaaagtctgttagtgaagtgtcagttgctatccggaacccgggccgagcctcctgctccaagtcaCGGGCCCATATGAAGAGAGAGAAACACaaacagttgtcagtgctaggtgttacccCAAGCTGAGCCCAGGAAGGTACTGTTCTAGTGtatttctaccccatgtggtgctgcccccagtggttgtcctagcgactgggaaagtcccatgcttcgtgatggctaactattctgtctgccctagtccaccccctgtGGAAAGCACCTTTATtgttttgtatgtgtgtgttttgtgaagacaTCGGCAGTTAACCGCCTCCTGACCCGagatagatattaccccataaaagtggtgtaataccctgtggctccTGAAGCGCAGGGGTGCCAAACATAGCCTCCACCATGTACTGTAATTGGCGGGAATGTTGCTCCAATATGGCACTCTGAGCTTGTGAGGAGTCTTCAAGGCACTGTATTTTCACCGCGTGTAGCTGACTCCAGGCATCGACCCGCTCCACATCCCCCCTCATGGCGGACAGTTCTGTGCGGTATGCCAGTTCTAGCCCAGCAATATAGGCCTCCATATCCTCCCTGGTGGGAATGGCAGTTAAGCGTGTGTGCAACTCATTAGGTTTACCCAAGATCCCTGTGGGCCCACGCAGTGCACTAATTGCCCAGCATTCCTGGGAACTTCACTATTGGGGGTCCCCTGCCCCAAGCTCTGTCTCCCATCAGGAAGGATCCCCCTGTTGTGTAGGCTCTGGCCCTCTAAGACCATGTGAGAGTCGCCATCCAGGGCCACTGTGCGACCATCCGACCGCGTTGGAGAAGAGGGATCCGCCTTGTACCCAAAGGCCTTGGGGTCCCAGGCCCGCTGTCCATGTTGCACCACCCACACACCTTCTGCACCACCGGCTGGCCGTTGGATCCCCATGCCTGGACATCAAATACTGTACATCTGAGCAGAGTCTGGCTGCTCGGTGTCAGCTGTGCAGGAGGCTCCCCCTATGTAACCGCAGCTGCTGGTGCACAGGTATGAACCAAGGCCATTTTAGGAGTCCTTTGGAGGCTTCTGGGAGTTCGAGCAAGGGGAAAAAGTGCTGAGAGTACCCAGTGTTGCACCCTTGCGTTCTGCCCCTTCTCCTTCGGGTCATAGTCTGCTTTCTGGCTCTGTAGGCTGCGTGCATCTGGAGATATTTGGTCCAGCGGCAGGAGCTCAGACACTgcgtgtcctcactcctccatagccaggtcaTGGCCCCCCTAAATTCTTTTTAAAAACACACTGGACCCTAATGTTATGGCTCCATGTTCTGCATCTGTCACACACCGACATGAGTGTAATAGGAGATAATGGatttttaagggtactttacacgctgcgatatcggtatcgatatcgctagcgagcgtacccgcccccgtcggttgtgcgtcacgggcaaatcgctgcccgtggcacacaacatcgctaacacccgtcacacggacttacctgccctgcgacgtcactctggccggcgacccgcctcctttctaaggggggcagttcgtgcggcgtcacagcgacgtcacacgacagccgtccaatagcaaaggaggggcggagatgagcggacagaacataccgcccacctccttcctatcttattgcctgaggacgcaggtaaggagatgttcgtcgctcttgcggtgtcacacatagcgatgtgtggtgccgcaggaacgacgaacaacatcatatctgcagcagcaacgatatttggtaaagaagcgacgtgtcaacgatacacaattttttatgtttttgcgatcgttgaacgtcgctccttggtatcacacgctgcgatgtcgctaacggcgccggatgtgcgtcactaacgacgtgaccctgatgatatattgttagctatgtcgcaacgtgtaaatggccctttagtccctaaactggagaaacccctcatcagccctgacagcggataataggaaagcgctggagctcgtcctcgctcacatcggcagaattcatgtccagttttatttctcctctataagataactgcacatcccgtgttatcacctgcaccgggatcacagattcattcacatttcatgtgtattttacatgaagggttaatataccgctggagaaactgcctcagcaaagagcggaaaaataggaacgtgtgacttgtgtgcgttattgggtggtctgtactcaccggggcggtgatctgtaggaatctcctctttactccgctgatctcccctcacatttctctctggagaattaatattgctcagatctttatccggatccaaaagctgcaaaacaaaatattgtaaaagtccccgggaataatggagataagatccggacatgtgaggtctgtggtcagctgtgatcctgccgtctccaccgctctcattacacaagtataaaacatctaaggctactttcacacatccggtttttgctctgcggcacaatagggcgctctgcagaaaaaccgtaaccgttttttttgctgccggttgcgttttttttttgcatagacttacattagtgccgtattgtgccgcatgggcttgcgttcggtctggtttttgccgcatgcggcagatttagcagatggcgcggccgaatggaacgttgcctggaacgtttttttttgctccggcaaaaaaaacgcatcgcgccgcacccGGCCGCTGcgtcgcatttttcaatgcatgcctatggacgccggatgcggcgcgatgcggaaaaaaacgcatccggccaccgcatgcggtttctttcactgcgcatgctcagtagcataccGCAACCGgaaaaactggacgggccgcatgtaaaaacttattgcaaaggatgcggtgttttcgccgcatccgttgcataggtttcacagccgcattgagccgcactgctcaaaccggatgtgtgaaagtagcctaatactggaggagaaaacaagactgaacacaaggaggtcacagccgtctacacctcataggggagatctccatctacctgaggattctgtggaggaggaggaggagcgggacatctctctggggtcatcctcgtactggagagacctgcaggagacacagacaggacggacatcattattacatacagatacttataggccgggtgtattcagtcccgtctattacctggtgatgtgcggagctggggctcctccatcatcacctccttgtaccggttcttgtgtccttctagatactcccactcctccatggagaaatagacggtaacgtcctgacaccttataggaacctgacaacacaatgataccatcatcacccagaatcctccagtgccgtcttgtataatgtcccagcattcctagCAGTGTCACCTCTGCAGTCAGCAGCTCcagcatcttgttggtgagttctaggatcttctggtcattgatgtcctcatgtatccggaggtgaggtggaggccccgggattgggctcagggttcctccccgtccttcagacacaggggcctgacagcgatcactagaggtcttcactactatgtaatcctgagtgtggagacattaatatTATCACTacacactgtgagactgtgaccgggattatctatgacggccggtacgtctcaccccggttgtgctcactccatgacagaaagtaactccactccggggttaatgctgtttccctacagggttaaaaggaaacagaaagatgggcgggggagcttagtgtgtgagggagtgaacagaactccctgtgtttgctgccggagaggcccatgtgtactgtgtggacttttgtttgactattaaaccggatgctgtgaaccttgatgcctggatcccgtgtcttctgctgcgcagccgaccacgctacctcacatatggtggagaatcggcgggcatgccagcccggtgaggtgtagcatccatccctggtgacccagcagcgcatgtcctggattcgagcggctatactacagcccaaacccggcgacgccatggaggacatactaaagcatttggctcaggctaatgcacggcaacaagaggctaatgcacagcagcaacagaccaatgcacacctgctccaagccttgaaatcgcaggaacaaagacaccaagaacagatggttctcctggccaagtcaatccggcagcaacaaccccgggatcgggtgacgacggcagcgtccggaaagcggtgagacaagcgttgcaaaagatgaccccgggggatgatgtggaagcgttcctggcggtgtttgagcgggtggccgagcgggaaaaactgctgaccccccagtgggctgaggtattgtcgccctatctgacgggggagccccaaaaagcgtacctggacctatgtaccgaggacgccttagaatatgcgaccctgaaagccgaaatactttctcggatgggggtgaatacttatgtacgggctcagcgggtaaatcagtggtactatgaggaagccaaacccgtacgctcacaggcctatgacttgttgcatctcgtaaaaaagtggttgcagtctgacactctgagcccggcgcaaatggtggaaagggtggttgttgatcgttttgtgcgcaccttacccgtcaccattcaacggtgggtaggacagggcgacccaagtaccctggaccaattagtgggcctggtagagcggcatgtggctacgcaggacttgatacgggacactgagactttgcgtaccgcccgtcggtccggcccctccaagcctagggccaaggacccaccgctgacaccggtgcgggagtccgctaccgtcccgtctgaggccgcaccctccgtccctgaggtccggaaggctatgtaccctaaacgacaactcgtcaagggggtttccttccctattagatgttggcggtgccagcgggtgggtcatatggaagcccagtgtccactcaccacggagcccatggattgtggggttacccggcggggttcaatgtatgctcaggtggtgtgtaccgctgacctggtctccccagagactgagccccacttgtacctaatacaggtgaatggatgtccggttacaggcttgttggattccggaagcttagtgacccttgtgcgatcaaccctaagggctaaagtaaaggccacaggacgtaccgtgggggtggtttgcatacatggggaccgccgagactatcccacggggattgtcaccatcacagcaccttgcggtcaggtgcaacatgaggtgggacttattaactctcttccctatgacgtgatcctaggaagggatctgccctatttttggactttatggaagggacctcctaagtcccctcagatattggtcagtccgggacctgagccctacaatcctgaatccgggacgcctgccataggggtccccatgatagggacagagtgtgaacccgataggtcgcccctagaggtattggcaggagaggctgagacggtcgagcccatcccagaCTTGGAGGcaaccccggatacgtttgggacagcccaactccaggaccctacattaatacatgcccggaatcgggtgacagtaattgacggggtggcacagctgcccggtgcccaggtaagctacccccatttcgctcttaagcaggatttactctaccgggtagatgaaatacggggcgtgggggtagagcagttggtggtgccccagccgtatcgccggcgggtcctcgacttggctcataaacacctgatgagtggccacctaggggtcaagaaaacgcaggagcgaatattgcaaaggttctattggcccggggtctttggggaggttaaacggttctgcgaaacctgcccggagtgtcagcttaccgcaccactggcccactttcgcagtccgttggtaccgttacccattatagaagtcccttttgaacggatagggatggatctggtgaggcccctcgtaaagtctgctcgagggcaccaacacatcctagtgatcgttgactatgccacccggtatccagaggcgatacctctcagacatactgcagcaaagcttatagctcgggagttgtttgctgtgttctgccgggtggggttgcccaaggagatccttacggatcaggggaccccattcatgtctaaagtgaccaaagaactatgccggctactccagatcaagcagttgcgtacatctgtgtatcatcctcagacggatgggttagtagaacgattcaataaaaccctgaaaaccatgctaaaaagggtgatctccaaagacgggaaaggctgggatatgatgcttccctatttgatgtttgccatacgagaggtgccacaggcatccacggggttttcgccttttgaattgttatacgggcgacatccctgaggattgttggacctggcaaaggaaacatgggagcaggagcccaccccccataaaagtgtgattgaacacattttaggaatgcagaaccgcataagcgcggtcatgccaattgtgaaggagcatttacaggaggctc contains:
- the LOC142303573 gene encoding uncharacterized protein LOC142303573, yielding MTPERCPAPPPPPQNPQLLDPDKDLSNINSPERNVRGDQRSKEEIPTDHRPEDCGIIQNIYEEQIIVPDLPSVLHTQDPLSEASKQSLDSLQNVQQNKSHRRGVKQQSTHTGEKPYSCNQCRKCFTQKSALISHKIIHKGKPFSCPKCGKYFKCGKSFIRKSHLDDHKKTHTGEKPFSCSECGKCFIRKSQLDSHIKTHTGEKPFSCSECGKSFIWKSLLDKHRKTHTGEKPFSCLECGKCFSWKSDLNVHIKTHTGEKPFSCSQCGKCFRLKSTLIMHIKTHMGRVRNSMRQDA